From the Bacteroidales bacterium genome, one window contains:
- a CDS encoding RagB/SusD family nutrient uptake outer membrane protein, with amino-acid sequence MRNKIFLSIILFLTLSTGCENFLEVQMEGKATEDDFYLTINELQLSLNAAYTILRSGEFQNTLALIGDALSDDFIYQATSYTNFGDDGLRLQNFNITSENSWVRSWYTINYRGIYKANQLLSHINDNIQLQYVEGVNDTDVRRWQQIYGQALFLRAYYYFNLVRTFGGVSIVPEVQDINNPAVARSTKEETYDYIEKDLRTACILLSEYIPSEDYGEISQYAGLSMLMKVLITQAKQGVPSEKWDEAVKIGRTIIANHGDPAAVLTYNDILKLEKFYPDLTWDQWKEQFKLNLRVDDFEQTEMAKTDGTGVFQNFPTMSPKHGFTPWPNMWRVNYQNLTSNKEPIFVVLSMTATGVDPGQINLFNQIDDLYNNVFCPSKSLMDVMTNEGIDPRNLYGCYSHNMQPIGYNPAEYNEYWGGVFTENFQRFVKFFLIANTEVPPGGGGSPRNLTLLRYSDVLLLYAEALNETGDGITAIDIINEIRANLKASIPKIDNIFKYTVAYGPYVYVRDKIQIERRKELAGERERYFDLLRYGTAGDVLTEAYKAEVAKSKQYFNFVKGVHELLPIPQVEIELAHGIIAQNPGY; translated from the coding sequence ATGAGAAATAAAATATTCTTATCCATCATACTATTTCTTACCCTGTCAACAGGATGTGAAAATTTTCTTGAAGTTCAAATGGAGGGTAAAGCCACCGAAGATGATTTCTATCTTACAATCAATGAGCTTCAGTTATCGCTGAACGCAGCTTATACTATCCTGCGGAGCGGCGAATTCCAGAATACGCTGGCCCTTATCGGTGATGCACTGAGCGATGACTTTATTTACCAGGCTACATCATACACCAACTTTGGCGATGATGGCCTCAGGCTTCAAAACTTCAATATTACTTCTGAGAACAGCTGGGTACGCAGTTGGTATACCATTAACTACAGGGGTATATATAAGGCCAACCAGTTGTTGAGTCATATAAACGACAATATCCAGCTTCAATATGTAGAGGGAGTGAATGATACCGATGTTCGCCGCTGGCAGCAGATATATGGCCAGGCCCTGTTCCTCAGGGCGTATTATTATTTCAACCTGGTGCGCACTTTTGGAGGTGTATCCATTGTTCCCGAGGTACAGGATATCAATAATCCGGCCGTTGCCCGTTCAACTAAGGAAGAAACTTACGACTATATCGAAAAGGACTTAAGAACCGCCTGTATTCTGTTGAGTGAGTATATTCCAAGCGAAGATTACGGTGAAATAAGCCAATATGCTGGTTTGAGCATGCTTATGAAAGTGCTGATAACACAGGCCAAACAGGGAGTGCCATCCGAAAAGTGGGATGAGGCAGTTAAAATTGGCAGGACTATTATTGCCAATCACGGGGATCCTGCCGCTGTTCTTACCTATAATGATATATTGAAACTTGAAAAGTTTTATCCTGATTTAACCTGGGATCAGTGGAAAGAACAATTTAAGCTGAACCTGAGAGTGGATGACTTTGAACAAACTGAAATGGCAAAAACCGACGGGACAGGTGTATTTCAGAATTTTCCGACGATGAGTCCCAAACACGGCTTTACACCGTGGCCGAACATGTGGAGGGTGAATTATCAGAATCTTACATCGAATAAGGAGCCCATCTTTGTTGTGCTCAGCATGACCGCCACAGGGGTTGATCCCGGCCAGATCAACCTGTTCAACCAGATCGATGATTTATACAACAATGTATTTTGTCCTTCAAAATCATTGATGGACGTCATGACCAATGAAGGTATCGATCCCAGGAATCTTTACGGCTGTTATTCACATAATATGCAACCTATCGGTTATAATCCTGCTGAATACAATGAATATTGGGGAGGTGTTTTTACCGAGAATTTCCAGCGGTTTGTAAAGTTCTTCCTGATAGCCAACACTGAAGTGCCTCCCGGAGGTGGCGGCTCCCCCCGCAATCTTACCTTGTTACGATATTCTGATGTTTTACTGTTGTATGCCGAAGCGCTTAATGAAACAGGGGACGGTATCACTGCCATCGACATTATTAATGAGATCAGAGCTAACCTGAAAGCATCCATTCCCAAAATCGACAATATTTTCAAATATACCGTCGCATATGGCCCGTATGTATATGTCCGCGATAAAATTCAGATCGAACGCCGGAAAGAGCTTGCCGGTGAACGTGAAAGATATTTCGACCTGCTGAGGTACGGCACAGCCGGAGATGTTCTTACTGAAGCTTATAAAGCCGAAGTTGCCAAATCAAAGCAATATTTCAACTTCGTAAAGGGCGTGCATGAGCTGCTTCCCATACCACAGGTTGAAATTGAGCTGGCACATGGCATTATTGCACAAAACCCGGGGTACTAA